Proteins encoded in a region of the Streptomyces akebiae genome:
- a CDS encoding helix-turn-helix domain-containing protein gives MDTQNPSAPSRAQARLADNKHPNRRPAPRSGGGLIHEHTRHTTRFTVIGNHLAQHPELSLLAIGLATHIQSLPKGARVDIKSLAARFKEGATRIAAALNELQDHGYLRRERVRIPGGRIVTRTTSCNQPGHNRADNKPVARPAHPPRQKQKAPRKPLPAVPQPAYRSPTLLQTATDLLADLRRVDPRLLLSACDAAHLAPGVAAWLERDLTPTAVRHALTDDLPNEPLHRPAALLAHRLTERLPPLPPYRAPASPPPVHYEMTNCDGCDRGFRGPKGSRCRDCGPDPMPGLMPGLMGAT, from the coding sequence ATGGATACGCAGAACCCTAGCGCGCCCTCGCGCGCCCAGGCCCGGCTTGCCGACAACAAACACCCGAACCGGCGCCCGGCCCCCCGCTCCGGCGGCGGCCTGATCCACGAGCACACCCGCCACACGACCCGCTTCACGGTGATCGGCAACCACCTCGCCCAGCACCCGGAGCTGTCGCTCCTCGCGATCGGGCTGGCGACGCACATCCAGTCGCTGCCGAAGGGCGCCCGCGTCGACATCAAGAGCCTCGCGGCCCGCTTCAAGGAGGGCGCGACCCGGATCGCCGCAGCGCTGAACGAGTTGCAGGACCACGGCTACCTGCGCCGGGAGCGCGTACGTATCCCCGGCGGCCGGATCGTCACCCGTACGACCTCCTGCAACCAGCCCGGCCACAACAGGGCCGACAACAAGCCCGTGGCACGCCCGGCGCACCCGCCCCGGCAGAAGCAGAAGGCACCCCGCAAGCCCCTCCCCGCCGTCCCCCAGCCCGCCTACCGCTCCCCCACCCTCCTCCAGACCGCCACCGATCTTCTCGCCGACCTGCGTCGCGTGGACCCCCGGCTGCTGCTCTCCGCCTGCGACGCCGCGCACCTCGCCCCGGGCGTCGCCGCCTGGCTGGAGCGGGACCTCACCCCCACCGCCGTACGCCACGCCCTGACCGACGATCTCCCGAACGAGCCGCTGCACCGCCCGGCCGCCCTCCTGGCCCACCGGCTCACGGAACGGCTGCCACCCCTGCCGCCGTACCGCGCCCCGGCGTCACCTCCTCCCGTTCACTACGAGATGACGAACTGCGACGGCTGCGACCGCGGCTTCCGAGGCCCGAAGGGCAGCCGCTGCCGCGACTGCGGGCCCGACCCCATGCCCGGCCTGATGCCCGGCCTCATGGGGGCCACCTAG
- a CDS encoding Uma2 family endonuclease yields the protein MTIAPDDAQHGAPHVYRAMRDFVQSMDDTLPGKFEITKEGIVHDMRAPVGPHELTTLHLRKRLEKVMPEELVAHTGTPDVEAEPEGIMRHPDVMVISWSDMEVPGSFDPRTLIAAIEVVSRSNPENDWVGKMRDYPLLGIPVYAVFDPRTGTGAVLTDIHATPDGPRYATRKDFVYGEDVTIADWTVSTENLPRYPDQG from the coding sequence ATGACCATCGCCCCGGACGACGCGCAGCACGGCGCCCCCCACGTCTACCGAGCCATGCGGGACTTCGTTCAGTCGATGGACGACACCCTCCCCGGCAAATTCGAGATCACCAAGGAAGGGATCGTCCACGACATGAGGGCGCCCGTCGGCCCGCACGAGCTGACCACGCTGCATCTCCGGAAACGCCTTGAGAAGGTCATGCCGGAGGAGCTGGTCGCTCACACGGGGACGCCTGACGTAGAGGCAGAACCCGAGGGCATCATGCGCCACCCCGACGTCATGGTGATCTCCTGGTCGGACATGGAGGTCCCGGGCTCCTTCGATCCACGTACGCTCATCGCCGCGATCGAAGTCGTGTCCCGCTCCAACCCCGAGAACGACTGGGTCGGCAAGATGCGCGACTACCCCCTGCTCGGCATCCCCGTCTACGCCGTCTTCGACCCCCGCACCGGCACGGGCGCCGTCCTCACCGACATCCACGCCACCCCGGACGGCCCGCGCTACGCCACCCGCAAGGACTTCGTCTACGGCGAGGACGTCACCATCGCCGACTGGACCGTCTCCACGGAGAACCTGCCCCGCTACCCGGACCAGGGCTGA